A region from the Tachyglossus aculeatus isolate mTacAcu1 chromosome X2, mTacAcu1.pri, whole genome shotgun sequence genome encodes:
- the LOC119949110 gene encoding beta-1,3-galactosyltransferase 1-like — translation MGLEWVARFCPQARYVLKVDGDVFLNPNYLVRLLRAHPQRDFITGYIYRGTGPLRDPASKWYVPRELYPHATYPPYCGGPGYVMSGHLARRLFAAAQTVPLITMEDSFVGLCLRRLGVEPTEPPEGAFHVMRREYERCAFARLVLVHHYAPRELLALWPDFLTANSTCPGP, via the coding sequence ATGGGGCTGGAGTGGGTGGCCCGCTTCTGCCCCCAGGCCCGCTACGTCCTCAAGGTGGACGGGGACGTCTTCCTGAACCCCAACTACCTGGTGCGGCTGCTGCGGGCCCACCCGCAGCGGGACTTCATCACCGGCTACATCTACCGGGGCACCGGCCCCCTCCGCGACCCCGCGTCCAAGTGGTACGTGCCCCGCGAGCTGTACCCCCACGCCACCTACCCGCCCTACTGCGGGGGCCCCGGCTACGTCATGTCGGGCCACCTGGCCCGCAGGCTCTTCGCCGCCGCCCAGACGGTCCCGCTCATCACCATGGAAGACTCGTTCGTGGGGCTGTGCCTGCGGCGGCTGGGCGTGGAGCCCACCGAGCCCCCCGAGGGAGCTTTCCACGTCATGCGACGGGAGTACGAGCGCTGCGCCTTCGCCCGCCTCGTCCTGGTCCACCACTACGCGCCCCGGGAGCTGCTGGCCCTCTGGCCGGACTTCCTCACTGCCAACAGCACCTGCCCCGGCCCCTGA
- the QTRT1 gene encoding queuine tRNA-ribosyltransferase catalytic subunit 1, whose product MAALSEASAGCRPAPCMALRLVARCSRSRARACELRLPHGTVPTPVFMPVGTQGTMKGITAAQLDGLGCRICLGNTYHLGMRPGPELIRKANGLHGFMDWSHNLLTDSGGFQMVSLVELSKVTEDGVCFRSPYDGEEILLSPEKSVEIQNALGSDIMMQLDDVVSSTVTGPRVEEAMHRSIRWLDRCIAANRHPERQCLFAIIQGGLDPALRSICLDEMTRRDVPGFAIGGLSGGESKEQFWRMVMLSTDRLPREKPRYLMGVGYAIDLVVCVALGCDMFDCVFPTRTARFGSALVPEGSLQLRRKQFARDFRPVDDTCGCPTCRRYNRAFLHVLLHSNNPAALHHLTIHNINYQLELMRAIRQSILEQRFPAFVRDFVTTMYGTVAGCPAWAVEALGSVGITLD is encoded by the exons ATGGCGGCGCTCAGTGAGGCGTCGGCGGGCTGCCGGCCGGCTCCCTGCATGGCCCTCCGCCTGGTGGCCCGGTGCTCCCGTTCCAGGGCCCGGGCTTGTGAGCTGCGGCTCCCGCATGGCACCGTGCCCACGCCGGTCTTCATGCCTGTGGGCACCCAAGGCACCATGAAGGGCATCACGGCGGCGCAGCTGGACGGGCTGGGCTGCCGCATCTGCTTGGGCAACACCTACCACCTCGGCATGAGGCCG GGTCCCGAGCTCATCCGGAAAGCCAACGGGCTGCACGGGTTCATGGACTGGAGCCACAATCTGCTGACT GACAGCGGGGGCTTCCAGATGGTGTCCCTGGTGGAGCTGTCAAAAGTGACGGAGGACGGAGTCTGCTTCCGCTCGCCCTACGACGGGGAGGAGATTCTGCTGAGCCCCGAGAAGTCAGTGGAGATCCAGAATGCCCTGG GTTCAGACATCATGATGCAGTTGGACGATGTGGTCAGCAGCACAGTGACTGGTCCCCGCGTGGAAGAGGCTATGCACAG GTCCATCCGCTGGCTGGACCGCTGTATTGCTGCCAATCGGCATCCGGAGCGGCAGTGTCTGTTCGCCATCATCCAAGGGGGGTTGGACCCGGCCCTGCGATCCATCTGCCTGGATg AGATGACCCGGCGGGACGTGCCTGGCTTTGCCATCGGGGGTCTGAGcgggggggagagtaaggagcagTTCTGGCGGATGGTGATGCTCAGCACCGACCGGCTCCCCCGAGAGAAACCCCGCTACCTCATGGGCGTAGG TTACGCCATCGACCTGGTAGTCTGTGTGGCCCTCGGCTGCGACATGTTCGACTGCGTCTTCCCCACCCGGACAGCA CGCTTCGGCTCAGCCTTGGTCCCCGAGGGGAGCCTGCAGCTACGGAGGAAGCAGTTTGCGCGGGATTTTCGGCCTGTAGACGACACCTGTGGCTGCCCCACCTGCCGGAG GTACAACCGCGCCTTTCTGCACGTCCTGCTTCATAGCAACAACCCTGCTGCCCTACACCACCTGACCATCCACAACATCAACTATCAG CTGGAGCTGATGCGGGCCATCCGGCAGAGCATCCTGGAGCAGCGCTTTCCTGCCTTTGTCCGCGACTTCGTCACGACCATGTACGGGACTGTGGCCGGCTGCCCGGCCTGGGCCGTGGAAGCCCTGGGCTCCGTGGGCATCACCCTGGACTGA